One stretch of Centroberyx gerrardi isolate f3 chromosome 13, fCenGer3.hap1.cur.20231027, whole genome shotgun sequence DNA includes these proteins:
- the LOC139913027 gene encoding D-serine dehydratase codes for MEGEPLTALCTPALVVDVDIVKRNARRMMERCQSLGVQLRPHMKTHKTLECADIMTGGSRRCIVVSTLAEACFYADHGFDDILYAYSVPFDKVERCAALSERLSLFQVLLDHPDALEQLRRRRLRDGRLWHVWLKLDCGNGRAGVLHSEPEALRLAQAVSEAEGVELTGVYAHCGNTYNCRGVEQIQAVARETTTLTLQFMEKLKAVGISCKSSIGSTPSCSHPVKDMAQLSEVHPGNYAFYDVQQSVIGSCSLEDVAVRVLTRVIGHCPHRNQLLVDCGWTGLSLDGAGKLPTGYAMIEGHPDLKLLSMTQEHGRVEPVSGPLDYSRFPLGSLLTLIPYHSCATAMMHPVYHVQSEGRLVGRWTPTRGW; via the exons ATGGAGGGAGAGCCCCTCACAGCCCTGTGCACCCCTGCTCTGGTGGTGGACGTGGACATTGTGAAGAGAAACGCCCGGAGGATGATGGAGCGCTGTCAGAGCCTGGGAGTCCAGCTCCGACCGCACATGAAGACCCACAAGACTct tgagtgtGCTGATATAATGACAGGTGGATCACGGAGGTGCATAGTGGTTTCCACACTGGCGGAGGCCTGTTTCTATGCCGACCATGGATTTGACGACATTCTCTATGCTTACTCTGTTCCCTTTGATAAG gtgGAGCGCTGTGCAGCCCTGTCGGAGCGGCTGAGCCTCTTCCAGGTTTTGCTGGATCACCCGGACGCTCTGGAGCAGCTCAGGAGGAGACGGCTGCGGGACGGGCGGCTGTGGCACGTCTGGCTCAAACTGGACTGTGGCAACGGGAGAG CGGGCGTCCTGCACTCAGAGCCGGAGGCGCTCAGACTGGCGCAGGCCGTCTCTGAGGCGGAGGGCGTGGAGCTGACAGGAGTGTACGCCCACTGCGGGAACACCTACAACTGCAGAGGGGTGGAGCAAATACAGGCCGTCGCCCGGGAAACCACCACCTTGACTCTGCAGTTCATGGAAAA ACTGAAGGCTGTCGGCATCAGCTGTAAGTCCAGTATTGGCTCCACCCCTTCCTGCAGCCATCCAGTCAAAGACATGGCGCAGCTGAGCGAGGTGCATCCCGGAAACTACGCCTTCTATG atgtgcAGCAGTCTGTGATTGGCTCTTGCAGTCTGGAGGACGTGGCTGTGCGGGTTTTGACCAGAGTCATTGGACACTGTCCTCACAGGAACCAGCTGCTGGTTGACTGTGGGTGGACTGGACTCAG TCTGGACGGAGCTGGAAAGCTGCCCACCGGATACGCTATGATCGAAGGACACCCAGACCTCAA GTTGCTGTCTATGACCCAGGAGCACGGCAGAGTGGAGCCCGTCTCAGGCCCGCTGGACTACAGCAGATTCCCCCTGGGCTCTCTGCTCACACTGATCCCCTACCAC TCGTGTGCAACAGCGATGATGCACCCCGTCTACCACGTCCAGTCTGAGGGCCGTCTGGTGGGCAGGTGGACGCCCACCCGTGGGTGGTGA
- the orc2 gene encoding origin recognition complex subunit 2 yields the protein MSVLEVKFVGDGDVLEHIVDKQDGVRGSSGSVQKMVTFKSSAKRRVGEDEDDEDDEDEVLDEQNYVQALGADNTEEGEESVSGVAGGSVFTFQKVKRAHSMAQTASELARTPGKSVSFSATPDLEPSTPTRAGRNHGSESRTPQRGKKVQFVSTTPHRLRKRLTAPSLRSDSDSELSPSDSGEEEEEDEGEKVKKEEKENVKQPKTPSKAQSAALYKTPAKKSKNAPEPLNQPSLVEEYFEAHGSSKVLTSDRTLERLHTPKLDRETLFRLLEGKPACYSSEIQQLHNKHQKHFSKWMLQLQLGFSVLVYGLGSKKALLEDFRVSHLAQEIHLVVNGFFPSITLKSILNALTSEVLEHQGTFRTPSDQIQYIAQTLRDSPDLHVYLLIHNIDGPMLRGEKNQSALGQLASLPNLHLVASIDHINAPLVWDQCKQSQFNWLWWECVSFQRYAEETSYENSLLVQQTGALALSSLTHVLRSLTTNARGIFKLLVEFQLENKDNPSYIGLSFQDFYQRCREAFLVNSDLTLRTQLTEFRDHKLIRTRKGADGVEYLVVPVETSTLMDFLEKEEGD from the exons ATGAGTGTGTTGGAGGTGAAGTTCGTTGGGGATGGAGATGTTCTGGAGCACATCGTGGACAAACAGGACG GTGTGCGGGGCAGCAGCGGATCTGTTCAGAAGATGGTGACGTTTAAGAGCTCAGCCAAGCGACGGGTcggagaggatgaagatgatgaagatgatgaagatgaagtcCTGGATGAGCAGAACTACGTCCAGGCTCTAGGAGCAGACAACACAGaag AAGGTGAGGAGAGTGTGTCCGGAGTGGCAGGAGGCTCTGTTTTCACCTTCCAGAAAGTCAAACGTGCCCACAGCATGGCCCAGACAG CGAGCGAGTTGGCACGGACGCCTGGGAAAAGCGTGAGCTTCAGCGCGACCCCTGACCTCGAACCCTCCACTCCCACCCGCGCAGGCCGCA acCACGGAAGTGAAAGCAGGACGCCACAGAGG GGCAAGAAGGTGCAGTTTGTCTCCACAACGCCCCACAGGCTCAGGAAGAGGCTGACAG CCCCCAGCCTGCGGTCAGACAGCGACAGCGAGCTGTCACCCTCAGACtctggggaagaggaggaggaagatgagggggagaaagtaaagaaggaggagaaggaaaacgTGAAACAGCCTAAAACGCCCAGTAAGGCCCAGTCTGCAGCTCTGTACAAGACTCCTGCCAAGAAGAGCAAGAACGCCCCAGAACCCCtcaatcag cCCAGTCTGGTTGAGGAGTATTTTGAGGCCCACGGCAGTTCAAAGGTCTTGACATCAGACCGCACCCTCGAGCGTTTACACACCCCTAAACTCGACAGG GAGACGCTGTTCCGGCTTTTAGAAGGCAAGCCGGCCTGTTACTCATCAGAGATCCAGCAGCTTCACAACAAACACCAAAAGCACTTCAGCAAATGGATGCTACAGTTACA gttgggCTTCAGTGTGCTGGTCTATGGTTTGGGCAGCAAGAAGGCTCTGCTGGAGGACTTCCGTGTGTCTCACTTGGCTCAAGAAATCCACCTGGTGGTCAACGGATTCTTCCCTTCCATTACTCTCAAATCC ATCTTAAACGCCCTGACGTCCGAGGTTCTGGAGCACCAGGGAACTTTCCGAACGCCCTCAGACCAAATCCAGTACATCGCCCAAACCCTCAGAGACA GCCCAGATCTCCATGTGTACCTGCTAATCCACAACATCGATGGACCAATGCTCCGAGGAGAGAAGAACCAGAGTGCACTGGGGCAGCTGGCATCCCTTCCCAACCTGCACTTAGTGGCTTCTATTGACCATATCAACGCTCCACTGG TGTGGGACCAGTGTAAGCAGAGTCAGTTTAACTGGCTGtggtgggagtgtgtgtctttCCAGCGCTACGCAGAGGAGACGTCGTACGAAAACTCCCTCCTGGTGCAGCAGACTGGGGCTCTCGCTCTGTCCTCCCTCACGCACGTTCTTCGCAGCTTGACGACCAATGCAag AGGGATTTTCAAACTGCTGGTGGAATTTCAGCTGGAAAACAAAGACAACCCTTCATacatag GATTGTCATTCCAGGATTTCTACCAGCGTTGTCGAGAGGCGTTCctggtgaactctgacctcacCCTGCGGACCCAGCTGACTGAGTTCAGAGACCACAAGCTGATTCGGACACGCAAG GGTGCGGATGGGGTGGAATACCTGGTGGTTCCCGTGGAAACAAGCACATTGATGGATTtcctggagaaggaggagggtgACTGA
- the cfap410 gene encoding cilia and flagella associated protein 410, with the protein MKLTRKLVLAKAKASDLDSVKKLNCWGCNLTDISIFSQIPNIEVLTLSVNSILSLSPLAGCLSLCELYLRRNMVPSLSELSHLRPLTRLKVLWLAENPCCGTDSNQYRLTVLRCLPRLQKLDNQVVTEEEVALALVEGEEVTTPPASVPNQLSTNGLVDAETENDPLNYNMEETNKIREQLGMKPLPRDKFPSLTSPLTRETKPSITKTHTLEAVLLLLKDLDEEELHIIHTATQNRLQTYTLDTETLQDSLQTQKTADVQH; encoded by the exons ATGAAGCTAACACGGAAACTGGTTCTAGCTAAGGCTAAGGCCTCCGACTTGGACAGCGTGAAGAAACTTAACTGCTG GGGATGCAACCTGACTGAT atTTCCATCTTCTCTCAAATACCCAACATTGAGGTGCTGACACTGAG tgtcaACAGcatcttgtctctctctcctctcgctggctgtctctctctgtgtgagctCTACCTGAGGAGGAACAtggttccctctctctctgagctctCTCATCTGCGCCCGCTGACGCGCCTCAAAGTGCTCTGGTTGGCTGAGAACCCCTGTTGCGGAACCGACTCCAACCAATACCGGCTCACCGTTCTCCGCTGCCTGCCCCGCCTACAGAAGCTGGACAACCAAG tagtgacagaggaggaggttgCACTAGCTCttgtggagggggaagaggtcACCACACCCCCCGCCAGTGTCCCGAACCAGCTTTCCACCAATGGGCTGGTGGACGCAGAGACGGAGAATGACCCCCTCAACTACAACATGGAGGAGACAAA TAAAATCAGGGAACAGTTGGGGATGAAGCCTCTACCTAGAGACAAGTTCCCCTCGCTTACTTCTCCATTAACCAGAGAAACCAAACCGTCTATCACAAAG acacacactcttgaagcggtgttgctgctgctgaaggaTCTGGATGAAGAGGAGCTTCACATCATACACACAGCAACCCAGAACAGACTCCAGACATACACACTCGACACAGAAACACTACAAGACTCACtgcagacacagaaaacggctgaCGTTCAACACTGA
- the rpl37a gene encoding large ribosomal subunit protein eL43 has protein sequence MAKRTKKVGIVGKYGTRYGASLRKMVKKIEISQHAKYTCSFCGKTKMKRRAVGIWHCGSCMKTVAGGAWTYNTTSAVTVKSAIRRLKELKDQ, from the exons ATG GCCAAGCGCACCAAGAAGGTGGGGATCGTTGGAAAATACGGCACGCGTTATGGCGCGTCGCTGAGGAAGATGGTGAAGAAGATTGAAATCAGCCAGCATGCGAAGTACACCTGCTCCTTCTGTGGCAAG AccaagatgaagaggagggctGTGGGTATCTGGCACTGCGGGTCCTGCATGAAGACCGTGGCTGGAGGCGCCTGGACTTACAA CACAACGTCCGCTGTCACAGTCAAGTCTGCCATCAGGAGGCTGAAGGAGCTGAAGGACCAGTAA
- the pecr gene encoding peroxisomal trans-2-enoyl-CoA reductase: protein MAAPSAFRSGLFNHKVAIVTGGGTGIGKAISTELLELGCSVVISSRKAERLEAAAEELKQKIPPSSPASVTPIPCNIRSEDEVKTLVSSVLQRYGRIDFLVNNGGGQFSSPAENMTSKGWKAVVDTNLTGTFHCCKEVYTAWMKEHGGVIVNIIADMWKGFPGMAHTGAARAAVDNLTKSLAIEWAASGVRVNAIAPGTIISKTAMENYKDFGPTLFKMSVPFSPAKRLGVPEEISPAVCFLLSPAASYISGATLRVDAGQSLYHSMWEIPNHSVWPEAPEGENLDTLRDLLNPKSKL, encoded by the exons ATGGCGGCCCCGAGTGCTTTCAGGTCGGGTCTATTTAACCATAAAGTCGCAATAGTAACGGGTGGAGGCACCGGGATCGGTAAAGCAATCTCGacagagctgctggagctgg GCTGCAGTGTGGTGATCTCCAGCAGAAAGGCGGAGAGGTTGGAGGCAGCGGCTGAGGAGCTGAAACAAAAAatccctccctccagccccGCATCGGTCACTCCCATACCATGCAACATCCGCAGCGAGGATGAG GTGAAGACGCTCGTGTCGTCGGTGCTGCAGCGGTACGGGCGGATCGACTTCCTGGTGAACAACGGAGGAGGTCAGTTCAGCAGCCCGGCAGAGAACATGACCTCCAAAGGCTGGAAGGCGGTCGTGGACACCAACCTGACTGGGACCTTCCACTGCTGCaaggaag TCTACACTGCATGGATGAAAGAACACGGAGGGGTCATCGTCAACATCATCGCCGACATGTGGAAGGGCTTCCCCGGCATGGC CCACACAGGAGCGGCGAGGGCAGCGGTGGACAACCTGACTAAGAGCCTGGCCATCGAGTGGGCGGCCTCAGGAGTCCGGGTCAACGCCATCGCACCT GGCACCATCATTTCCAAGACTGCGATGGAGAACTACAAGGATTTTGGACCTACGCTGTTCAAGATGTCCGTTCCCTTCAGCCCGGCAAAGAGACTGGGAGTGCCGGAGGAG ATTTCTCCGGCAGTGTgtttcctgctctctcctgctgcctCGTACATCTCTGGAGCCACGCTGAGGGTCGACGCAGGACAGAGTCTGTACCACTCCATGTGGGAGATACCGA ACCACAGTGTATGGCCCGAGGCTCCAGAGGGGGAGAACCTGGACACTCTGAGGGACCTGCTCAACCCTAAAAGCAAACTCTAA
- the ndufb3 gene encoding NADH dehydrogenase [ubiquinone] 1 beta subcomplex subunit 3 — protein sequence MGGDHGHSKLSMPDWRQWKVQGTPLEFTQQRLAARGLKDPWARNEAWRYSGGFARAVTLSDVLLKGFKWGFAAFTVALAVEYALFPPKKGGH from the exons ATGGGGGGTGACCACGGCCACAGCAAGCTGTCCATGCCGGACTGGCGGCAGTGGAAGGTACAGGGAACACCGCTGGAGTTCACACAGCAGAGGCTGGCAGCTAGGGGCCTCAAGGATCCGTGGGCACG tAACGAGGCGTGGAGGTACTCCGGCGGCTTCGCTCGTGCTGTGACTCTGTCAGATGTGTTGCTGAAAGGGTTCAAGTGGGGCTTCGCTGCCTTCACTGTCGCCCTGGCTGTTGAGTATGCCCTGTTCCCACCGAAGAAGGGTGGCCACTAG